From the Anaeromyxobacter dehalogenans 2CP-1 genome, the window ACACGAGCTGGCGGGGGCTGCGGTTCGGGTTCGACTCCACCGCCGGGCGGGCGTACGCGGTGTTCGCGCCGGGCATGGTTCTCGGGGTGCTCTTCATCGGCGCGCTCGCAACGATCCAGCGGATCGCGCCCGGCGAGCAGGCGAACCCCTTGCCGTTCGTCGTCGCAGAGTTCGCGCTGTTCGCTTTCTGGCCCTGGCTGCATGCGCGGCTGAAGGCGTACCAGCACGGCCGCGCGCAGTACGGGAACCTCGCGTTCGAGTTCGAGCCGTCCACCCGCGCGTTCTACGGCGTCTACGGCAAGGCCTTTCTCTTCACGCTGCCCTTCCTCCTGCTGCTGGGGATCGTCATCGGCGGCATCGGCCTCGCCGCGCGTGGCGGCAACGACCCGGGGACGATGACGCGCGCGCTCGTCCCGATCATGGTCGCCACCTACGCCGTGCTCGGCCTCTCGTACGCCGTCGTCGGCGCGATCTTCACCGCACGCCTGCAGCGGCTCGTCTGGACCCGGACGCACGCGGGCCCGGTGCGCTTCGCGACGAGCATCACGGCGCGCGGCCTCATGCGCGTCTGGATCGTCAACGGGGTCCTGACGCTCCTCACGCTCGGCGTGTACTGGCCGTGGGCCGCGGTGGCGATCGCGCGCTACCGGCTCGAGTGCATGACGCTCGAGGCCGGGGCGCCGCTCGAGACCATCGCGGCGGGGAGACTGGCAACGGAAGGCTCCGC encodes:
- a CDS encoding YjgN family protein → MTEFAASMPAAPADAFPTGSAPRPQPLPIRFTGSGGEYFRIWIVNLLLTLVTLGVWSAWAKVRKTRYFWSNTQVAGAAFQYHGNPGAILRGRLLAGAVFLAYSVAGRISVAAGLVAGVVLVLLGPWLFHASMRFKLANTSWRGLRFGFDSTAGRAYAVFAPGMVLGVLFIGALATIQRIAPGEQANPLPFVVAEFALFAFWPWLHARLKAYQHGRAQYGNLAFEFEPSTRAFYGVYGKAFLFTLPFLLLLGIVIGGIGLAARGGNDPGTMTRALVPIMVATYAVLGLSYAVVGAIFTARLQRLVWTRTHAGPVRFATSITARGLMRVWIVNGVLTLLTLGVYWPWAAVAIARYRLECMTLEAGAPLETIAAGRLATEGSATGEGAVDLFGWDIGL